From Parasphaerochaeta coccoides DSM 17374, a single genomic window includes:
- a CDS encoding ABC transporter permease yields the protein MKHPIIDFSNKKELWHEITNNYSHWLSFVFLFVVAIVVSPAFLSWSNLTNLFVQGAIVGICAMGMSLVISAGMIDLSTGSSVALLSGLGVVVLNSSGSLLVALLFCLVGGLLVGTINGLLVTKGGIAPFIVTLATMSAWRSVINQLGQGGPFTVSPAMYQGFRNVAAGRILGIPHLMIFLIIISVITALLMSKTKFGRYVYAVGSNQQAARLSGISVDRVKALIFMYAGTLYGLAAFLLASRLTSIQAASAGSGYEMDAIAAVAIGGTSMDGGKGKIIGTFLGILMLRIIHTVLIMANVPPFLNGLVQGIIIIVAVLAQSKRKNK from the coding sequence GTGAAACATCCGATAATTGATTTTAGTAATAAAAAAGAATTGTGGCATGAGATAACGAATAATTACAGCCATTGGCTGAGTTTTGTCTTTTTGTTCGTAGTAGCCATAGTCGTGAGTCCCGCCTTTTTGTCCTGGAGCAATCTGACGAACTTGTTTGTCCAAGGGGCAATCGTGGGAATCTGTGCCATGGGAATGAGCTTGGTCATCTCCGCAGGTATGATAGACTTGTCCACCGGATCTTCCGTCGCCTTGCTTTCCGGTCTGGGCGTCGTGGTTCTCAATTCAAGCGGAAGCCTGCTGGTTGCCTTATTGTTCTGTCTGGTCGGAGGACTGCTGGTCGGTACCATCAATGGCCTGTTGGTGACAAAAGGTGGCATAGCGCCCTTCATTGTCACCCTGGCGACCATGAGCGCCTGGCGTTCGGTCATCAACCAGTTGGGACAAGGAGGCCCGTTCACCGTCAGCCCGGCAATGTATCAGGGGTTCCGTAATGTCGCCGCCGGACGCATTTTGGGCATCCCTCACTTGATGATATTTTTGATTATCATTTCCGTCATTACCGCGCTTCTCATGAGCAAGACGAAATTCGGGCGATATGTCTATGCGGTAGGTTCCAATCAGCAGGCGGCACGACTGTCTGGCATCAGCGTCGATCGCGTCAAGGCTTTGATATTCATGTATGCCGGGACATTGTACGGTTTGGCGGCGTTTCTTTTGGCGAGCCGTCTTACTTCAATCCAGGCCGCCAGCGCAGGAAGCGGATATGAAATGGACGCCATTGCAGCGGTCGCGATAGGCGGTACGTCGATGGATGGGGGGAAAGGAAAGATCATCGGAACTTTCCTGGGCATACTCATGCTGAGAATCATCCATACGGTCCTCATCATGGCGAATGTCCCTCCCTTCCTCAATGGTTTGGTTCAAGGAATCATCATCATTGTCGCGGTCTTGGCTCAAAGC
- a CDS encoding sugar ABC transporter ATP-binding protein, producing MMILDMQDISKAFGSVQALKGVSLHVGQGEVHGILGENGAGKTTLMNILAGTFPPDSGHIFLNGEEVSNMTPMKAMNLKIRFIHQELNLCNDLKVYENMFLGEELTKKKFIVDKKTQIQRAQAVLDSMKAPIDANANVDGLETAQKQLVEIARALLFQSELIIMDEPTTALNNQEIENLFSIMRELKGQGVSFIYISHKMPELFAICDKYTVLRDGEFIETGRFRDIDVHRATELLIGKVHIDRNIKEGQPSFVEDSVVMAVKGLRGQAFHDVTFDLYKNEILFITGLQGSGTNELAMALFGASPLTAGEIMLHGQALHGRTIKQFMRNGVGMVPRNRKERGILPDLSIRDNTSLAYFTVKHKKLFISDKEESERFERNKLKMDIRSGSQSNPITSLSGGNQQKVIIGKWLEIDADVYIMDNPTQGIDVGTKFAIYELIDDMAKSGKSIIVFSNEYPEIHQIADRCLIMYKGRISGILNRTELSEVKVMEYSTGSIQGEST from the coding sequence ATGATGATTCTCGATATGCAGGATATTTCTAAAGCATTCGGCTCAGTCCAGGCTCTGAAAGGAGTCTCCTTGCATGTCGGGCAAGGTGAAGTGCATGGCATCTTGGGTGAGAACGGTGCTGGGAAAACAACATTGATGAACATACTGGCGGGAACTTTCCCTCCCGACTCAGGCCATATTTTTCTCAATGGCGAGGAAGTCAGCAATATGACTCCCATGAAGGCGATGAATTTGAAAATCCGGTTCATCCATCAGGAATTGAACCTCTGCAATGACCTGAAGGTCTATGAGAACATGTTCCTGGGAGAGGAGCTGACAAAAAAGAAATTCATCGTTGACAAAAAGACGCAGATACAACGGGCGCAGGCGGTGCTTGACAGCATGAAAGCTCCGATTGACGCCAATGCGAATGTAGACGGGCTGGAGACGGCGCAGAAGCAACTTGTTGAAATTGCGCGTGCCCTGTTGTTCCAATCTGAGCTGATCATCATGGATGAACCGACGACAGCGCTGAATAACCAAGAGATTGAAAACTTATTTTCCATCATGAGGGAATTAAAAGGCCAGGGAGTGAGCTTCATCTATATCTCCCACAAGATGCCGGAATTGTTTGCCATCTGTGACAAGTACACTGTCCTGCGGGATGGAGAATTCATAGAAACCGGAAGATTCCGGGATATTGATGTCCACCGAGCCACGGAACTTCTGATCGGCAAGGTTCACATCGACAGGAATATCAAGGAAGGGCAACCTTCTTTCGTAGAAGATTCAGTCGTCATGGCGGTGAAGGGCCTTCGCGGACAGGCATTTCATGATGTGACGTTCGACTTGTACAAGAATGAAATTCTTTTTATCACCGGATTACAGGGATCCGGCACAAATGAGTTGGCCATGGCTCTGTTCGGCGCAAGTCCGCTGACTGCCGGAGAAATCATGCTGCACGGGCAGGCTCTGCACGGGAGAACAATCAAGCAGTTCATGCGCAATGGTGTCGGGATGGTTCCGCGCAACAGAAAGGAACGCGGCATATTGCCGGATCTAAGCATCCGGGATAATACATCCTTGGCATACTTCACGGTCAAACATAAGAAATTGTTCATTTCTGATAAGGAAGAAAGTGAGAGATTTGAACGGAACAAGCTGAAAATGGATATCAGGTCTGGTTCCCAAAGCAATCCCATCACATCCTTATCCGGAGGAAACCAACAGAAAGTCATCATTGGCAAATGGCTGGAAATAGATGCGGATGTCTATATCATGGACAATCCTACCCAAGGTATCGATGTCGGAACCAAGTTCGCCATCTATGAGCTGATTGACGACATGGCGAAAAGTGGCAAGTCAATCATTGTGTTCAGTAATGAATATCCTGAAATACATCAAATCGCCGACAGGTGCCTGATCATGTATAAAGGCAGGATATCAGGAATCCTGAACCGCACGGAGTTGAGCGAGGTCAAGGTCATGGAATATTCAACAGGGAGCATTCAGGGGGAATCTACGTGA
- a CDS encoding sugar ABC transporter substrate-binding protein, with protein sequence MKKFALVLIMVMLVAGMIFAGGTKEAGKKLIGVVTPSADHGFTAESIQHAEAHVKKVSAQYGYDYRFMTAAESGEQSNAVETILGMKPGVIVLWPVTGDELRSAAQSVMDAGVPLVVYDRFIEGLVPNAEISGDNVAIGEGVGRYFNEYFKAELAQGKVNYLEFKGDSSTVPMERTNGFLSTVDPKFTVVQSFVTNWSQQTSMEQMENYLNTKSVAEIESIKAIFTHDDEIVFGLVEALKNYRGPAKINIRLITGVSAGEGFMKLFENSGLTGIEFMTYTFSPSMVRDAVDLGVKVLQGETLQKEYKVPTEMIDKTNYKAYMQGDLYTTRYSL encoded by the coding sequence ATGAAAAAATTTGCATTGGTTCTTATCATGGTGATGCTTGTTGCCGGTATGATTTTTGCCGGTGGAACAAAAGAAGCAGGAAAGAAATTAATAGGAGTCGTCACACCCAGTGCCGACCACGGATTCACCGCGGAATCCATCCAGCATGCTGAAGCGCACGTAAAGAAAGTTTCTGCGCAATATGGCTATGATTACCGGTTCATGACCGCCGCTGAATCCGGGGAGCAGAGCAATGCCGTTGAAACTATTCTGGGAATGAAGCCGGGCGTCATAGTTCTGTGGCCTGTGACCGGTGACGAATTGCGCAGTGCCGCCCAGTCCGTCATGGATGCCGGTGTACCGCTTGTCGTTTATGACCGCTTCATTGAAGGCTTGGTTCCGAACGCCGAGATTTCCGGAGACAATGTAGCCATCGGCGAGGGGGTTGGGCGGTATTTCAATGAATACTTCAAAGCTGAACTGGCACAAGGAAAAGTAAACTATCTTGAGTTCAAGGGAGATTCTTCTACCGTACCCATGGAAAGGACAAATGGCTTCTTGAGCACGGTTGATCCGAAATTCACGGTGGTTCAATCTTTTGTGACGAACTGGAGCCAGCAGACTTCCATGGAACAGATGGAAAACTATCTGAATACAAAGAGTGTTGCTGAAATCGAGTCAATCAAGGCTATCTTCACCCATGATGACGAAATAGTATTCGGTCTCGTTGAGGCGTTGAAAAACTACCGCGGACCTGCCAAGATTAACATAAGGCTTATCACAGGCGTTTCCGCCGGAGAAGGCTTCATGAAGCTGTTTGAAAATTCCGGGCTTACAGGAATTGAGTTCATGACGTACACGTTCTCCCCGTCCATGGTCAGGGATGCCGTCGATCTCGGCGTAAAGGTTCTTCAGGGAGAGACTCTCCAGAAGGAATACAAGGTTCCTACCGAAATGATTGACAAGACAAATTACAAAGCGTACATGCAGGGCGACTTGTATACGACACGTTACAGTCTTTAG
- a CDS encoding LacI family DNA-binding transcriptional regulator, whose translation MNKKKPTYSDISRITGVSMATISRIINNSGSVKPETRQKVMGVMKSLGIDTSELSIIPRESNLIIFNVPSFDNPFYSTIIHGAKASAKRNSFTLLINEENIQDRNVDEFTALLKKSKATGLITTNQLAPHILEKLDRTVPVVQCCECIRDLDIPFVTINDVATAHMAMEHIIALGRKKIAFINGPIRYKYAQDRLKGYIQALEYAGIQKDQDMIIQLSEINFDMAVSAAIQILNSPKRPDAFFTSSDVYAAAVIKAAKRLGIQVPRDVVVVGFDNVEISSMCNPSITTVNQPRYQLGFLSCEILVKRINNDPTIVGSMYLETELIIRESSSISLNYQES comes from the coding sequence ATGAATAAGAAAAAACCAACCTATTCCGATATTTCCCGCATTACAGGGGTTTCCATGGCTACGATTTCCCGTATCATCAATAATTCCGGCTCAGTGAAACCGGAAACACGTCAGAAAGTCATGGGAGTGATGAAATCACTGGGAATCGATACCTCGGAACTCAGCATCATCCCGCGTGAGAGCAATCTGATCATCTTCAATGTCCCGTCTTTTGATAACCCTTTCTACAGTACAATCATCCACGGTGCCAAAGCATCTGCCAAGCGTAATTCTTTCACTTTGTTAATCAATGAAGAAAATATACAGGACAGGAATGTCGATGAATTTACAGCTCTCCTGAAAAAGTCAAAAGCGACAGGACTCATCACGACCAATCAGCTAGCCCCCCATATCCTGGAAAAGCTGGACAGGACAGTTCCTGTCGTACAATGCTGTGAATGCATCAGGGATCTGGACATTCCGTTTGTCACGATCAATGATGTCGCCACTGCGCACATGGCCATGGAACATATCATTGCCCTGGGGCGGAAGAAAATTGCTTTCATCAATGGCCCCATCCGCTACAAATATGCTCAGGACAGGCTGAAAGGGTACATTCAAGCCCTTGAATACGCAGGAATACAAAAAGACCAGGACATGATCATCCAGCTTTCGGAAATCAATTTTGACATGGCCGTCTCCGCTGCCATCCAGATATTGAACTCCCCCAAACGTCCGGACGCTTTCTTTACGTCCTCTGATGTCTATGCCGCGGCAGTCATCAAAGCGGCCAAACGTCTGGGCATCCAGGTTCCCAGGGATGTTGTTGTCGTCGGATTCGACAATGTTGAAATATCCTCGATGTGCAATCCCTCCATCACTACCGTCAATCAACCTCGATACCAGCTCGGTTTCCTTAGTTGTGAAATCTTGGTAAAGAGAATCAACAACGACCCGACCATAGTAGGAAGCATGTACCTTGAGACGGAACTGATCATCAGGGAGTCATCAAGCATCAGCCTGAACTATCAGGAATCATAG
- a CDS encoding RluA family pseudouridine synthase, whose product MAGASVSVASRVLYEDNHLIAVNKLPGELVQGDKTGDVTLADAVRDYLKVKYGKPGNVYLGIPHRLDRPTSGVVLYCRTEKALGRMNEMFRGSDVSKVYWAVVDALPQNTEGTLVHYIFRDTRTNKSVARPVETVGSKFAKLDYRIIGASRNYHLLEIVLHTGRHHQIRAQLAAIGLHIKGDLKYGAARSNPDGGIHLHARSISFPHPVKKEDVVTVIARPPHDAVWDVFAE is encoded by the coding sequence ATGGCTGGAGCGTCAGTTTCCGTGGCATCACGGGTCTTGTATGAAGACAATCATTTGATAGCCGTCAATAAATTGCCGGGAGAGTTGGTGCAAGGGGACAAGACAGGGGATGTCACTTTGGCGGATGCCGTGCGTGATTACCTGAAAGTAAAATACGGGAAGCCGGGAAATGTCTATCTGGGCATTCCCCATAGGCTTGATCGTCCGACCAGCGGGGTTGTCTTGTACTGCCGGACAGAGAAGGCTCTTGGCCGCATGAATGAAATGTTCCGGGGCAGCGATGTGAGCAAGGTCTACTGGGCGGTGGTGGACGCGCTGCCTCAGAATACGGAAGGTACGTTGGTTCATTATATTTTCAGGGATACCCGCACCAATAAGTCAGTTGCCCGTCCGGTGGAGACGGTCGGTAGCAAGTTTGCCAAGCTTGACTACAGGATAATCGGAGCGTCACGGAACTATCATCTTCTTGAAATAGTGCTTCATACCGGCAGACACCATCAAATCAGGGCGCAGTTGGCCGCCATTGGGCTTCATATAAAAGGTGATTTAAAATATGGCGCGGCGCGTTCCAACCCTGACGGCGGCATACATCTCCATGCCCGTTCCATCAGCTTTCCCCATCCGGTGAAAAAGGAAGATGTCGTGACGGTGATTGCGCGTCCCCCTCATGATGCTGTGTGGGATGTCTTTGCTGAATGA
- a CDS encoding DNA topoisomerase IV subunit A → MAHAETIYRHNYLEYASYVIKERAIPDVVDGLKPVQRRIIHTLFEMDDGKFHKVANVVGHSMRYHPHGDASIYEALVNMANFDLFIERQGNFGNALTGDRAAAGRYIECRIFPFAKRVLYNPELTEYVDSYDGRNREPVAFPAKIPVVLIQGAEGIAVGMSTKMLPHNAIEVLDAMKSVLKGESFMLFPDLPTGGILDVQEYGDGTGSISVRAKLDTSDPKRIVITELPYGVTSEAMIESIEAAARKGRLKVAAINDYTSDKANIEVCLARGTYSKDIEDALYAHTSCEQKISVNALVIKDNMPEIMPVSAIVRFHVRQLLDVLKAELELEKGHLFDTLHARTLERIFVEERIYKRIEQKRSADAVEAAVVSGFEPYGSELIRPLVHDDVERLLKIPIRRISLFDIEKNRAEIENIHEKLKDIEWKLSHLTDYALGYLDELKTLLGVKEHARRSSIKQFELVDAKSVAQRDLTLRYDPKTGYLGYDIKTGNAMAMVSLYDRLLLILKDGTYFVQDAPDKIFVGKGLQYCGYADKDELANIVFTTIYQDKDSKALFIKRCRITQFILDKKYALLPEGSYKLLKLSTFLYADLTAKYKPSRGIKILEETFHFSDFLIKGARSQGVRLSTKDIESLRIQRMEAAPPPENVPELFEDEPEVASSDVDEDGE, encoded by the coding sequence ATGGCACACGCGGAAACAATATACAGGCATAACTATCTCGAATACGCTTCATATGTCATCAAGGAACGCGCGATTCCTGATGTCGTCGATGGGCTCAAGCCTGTCCAGAGGCGTATCATTCATACTTTGTTCGAGATGGACGATGGCAAATTCCACAAGGTCGCCAATGTCGTCGGACACTCAATGCGCTATCATCCCCACGGGGATGCCTCGATCTATGAGGCTTTGGTCAACATGGCGAACTTCGACCTGTTCATAGAACGGCAGGGGAACTTCGGCAATGCGCTCACAGGCGACCGCGCCGCGGCGGGGAGGTACATAGAATGCCGGATATTCCCGTTTGCCAAGCGGGTCTTGTACAATCCTGAGCTGACCGAATATGTGGATTCATACGACGGGCGCAACAGGGAACCGGTTGCGTTCCCTGCCAAGATTCCCGTGGTTCTGATCCAGGGAGCGGAAGGTATTGCGGTGGGCATGTCCACCAAGATGCTCCCCCATAACGCCATTGAGGTACTGGACGCCATGAAGTCCGTCCTGAAAGGTGAAAGCTTCATGCTTTTCCCTGACCTGCCTACCGGCGGCATCCTTGATGTACAGGAATATGGCGATGGGACGGGATCCATATCTGTCAGGGCAAAGCTGGATACCTCTGATCCCAAGCGCATCGTGATTACGGAGTTGCCCTATGGTGTCACCAGCGAGGCTATGATTGAATCAATTGAGGCCGCCGCCCGCAAAGGCCGCCTCAAGGTCGCCGCAATCAATGACTACACCAGTGATAAAGCAAACATCGAGGTCTGTCTTGCCCGTGGTACGTATTCCAAGGATATCGAGGACGCCCTGTACGCCCACACCTCTTGTGAGCAGAAGATTTCAGTCAATGCCTTGGTTATCAAGGACAACATGCCGGAAATCATGCCGGTGTCCGCCATTGTCCGCTTCCATGTCCGTCAGCTTCTTGATGTCCTCAAGGCTGAGCTTGAATTGGAGAAGGGACATCTGTTCGATACCCTGCACGCCCGCACTCTTGAGAGGATATTCGTCGAGGAAAGAATTTATAAACGCATTGAGCAGAAGCGAAGTGCCGACGCGGTAGAAGCCGCGGTAGTAAGCGGCTTCGAGCCTTATGGTTCCGAACTGATACGCCCCCTGGTTCATGATGATGTCGAGCGTCTGCTCAAGATTCCCATTCGTCGCATCAGCTTGTTCGACATTGAGAAGAACCGTGCGGAGATTGAGAACATCCATGAAAAACTGAAGGACATTGAATGGAAGTTGTCCCATCTGACTGACTACGCCCTGGGGTATCTTGATGAACTGAAGACTCTGCTCGGAGTGAAGGAACATGCCCGGCGTTCAAGCATCAAGCAGTTCGAGCTTGTCGATGCCAAGTCCGTCGCGCAGCGTGACCTGACGCTCCGTTATGATCCCAAGACTGGCTATCTCGGCTATGACATCAAGACAGGCAATGCCATGGCCATGGTCTCTCTTTATGATCGGTTGCTGCTCATCTTGAAGGATGGAACGTACTTTGTCCAGGATGCCCCGGACAAGATTTTTGTGGGCAAGGGACTCCAGTACTGCGGGTATGCTGACAAGGATGAGTTGGCGAACATCGTGTTCACGACCATCTATCAGGACAAGGACTCCAAGGCTCTGTTCATCAAGAGATGCCGCATCACGCAATTTATCCTGGACAAGAAGTATGCTCTCCTGCCTGAGGGATCGTACAAACTCCTGAAGCTTTCCACGTTCCTCTACGCTGATCTGACGGCCAAGTATAAGCCGTCCCGTGGCATCAAAATATTGGAAGAAACCTTCCATTTCTCAGACTTCCTGATTAAGGGCGCACGGTCGCAGGGCGTCCGTCTTTCCACAAAAGACATTGAGTCTCTCAGGATACAGAGGATGGAGGCCGCGCCTCCGCCAGAAAATGTGCCGGAATTGTTTGAGGATGAACCGGAAGTCGCTTCCTCTGATGTGGATGAGGATGGTGAATGA
- a CDS encoding DNA topoisomerase IV subunit B yields MATDPKIRRDTTYDESKIQTLSALEHIRLRPGMYIGRLGDGRHVDDGIYVLLKEIVDNSIDEFIMGNGTRVSVSLRDKTVMVRDHGRGIPLGKLVECVSVINTGAKYNDEVFQFSVGLNGVGTKAVNALSSHFVVRAFRAGIFAEAVFERGILKSEKKGKADEADGTYIEFIPDHDIFSDYTFNPDYIVERMWNYAYLNTGLTMEFNGKSYRSAHGLLDLLEKEVGDDEMYKVIHYRGKQMEFAFTHTPGSYGETYFSYVNGQHTNDGGTHVAAFKEGLLKGINDHFKKNWSAQDVREGLIGAIAVKLQNPLFESQTKNKLGNTEIRTWIVQEVKEAVESFLLRNPDDASRINTKIIQNEKLRKELNEVKKTARDAARKVSLNIPKLKDCKYHLNQGSHPEQGEQSMIFLTEGDSASGTITKVRDVRTQAVFSLRGKVPNVCGKKKTEIYKNAELYNMMVALGIENDISGLRYGKVIIATDADNDGFHIRILLMTYFLTYFEDLVLSGRLFILETPLFRVRNKQKTIYCYTEVSRDEAMAQLRGAEVTRFKGLGEIDPSEFGQFIGEDMKLVPVSISSMNEAHKAVAFYMGGNTPERRDFIVENLI; encoded by the coding sequence ATGGCAACAGACCCCAAGATACGACGTGATACGACATATGATGAATCAAAAATACAGACTTTAAGCGCGTTGGAGCATATCCGCTTGCGCCCAGGGATGTATATAGGCAGGCTGGGAGACGGTCGCCATGTCGATGACGGCATCTATGTCCTTTTGAAGGAGATAGTGGATAACAGCATTGATGAATTTATCATGGGCAATGGAACCCGCGTTTCGGTGAGCCTCCGGGACAAGACCGTGATGGTGCGTGATCATGGACGTGGCATCCCCCTGGGCAAGCTGGTGGAATGCGTCTCCGTCATCAATACCGGGGCAAAATACAATGATGAAGTTTTCCAGTTTTCCGTAGGGCTCAACGGCGTGGGAACCAAGGCAGTGAACGCCTTGTCTTCCCATTTCGTGGTCAGGGCCTTCCGCGCGGGAATCTTTGCTGAGGCTGTCTTTGAGAGAGGAATCCTGAAAAGCGAAAAGAAAGGGAAGGCTGACGAAGCGGACGGGACATATATAGAATTCATTCCCGACCATGATATTTTCAGCGACTATACCTTCAATCCTGACTACATAGTAGAAAGGATGTGGAACTACGCCTATCTGAACACCGGCCTGACGATGGAATTTAATGGCAAGAGCTACCGTTCCGCCCATGGCCTTCTAGACCTGCTGGAGAAGGAAGTGGGAGATGATGAGATGTACAAGGTCATCCACTACCGGGGAAAACAAATGGAGTTCGCCTTCACCCATACTCCCGGTTCCTACGGGGAGACCTATTTTTCCTATGTGAACGGACAGCATACCAATGACGGCGGTACTCACGTGGCCGCTTTCAAGGAAGGACTGCTCAAAGGAATCAACGATCATTTCAAGAAAAATTGGTCCGCCCAGGATGTGAGGGAAGGGCTGATTGGCGCCATAGCGGTCAAGTTGCAGAATCCTTTGTTTGAAAGTCAGACGAAAAACAAGCTGGGCAATACTGAGATTCGCACGTGGATTGTCCAGGAGGTCAAAGAGGCAGTCGAGAGCTTCCTTCTCCGCAACCCTGATGACGCTTCCCGGATTAACACAAAAATCATCCAGAATGAGAAGCTGCGCAAGGAGCTGAATGAGGTCAAGAAAACGGCGCGTGATGCCGCCCGCAAGGTGTCGTTGAACATCCCCAAGCTCAAGGATTGCAAGTATCATCTCAACCAGGGTTCTCATCCGGAACAAGGCGAACAGTCAATGATTTTCCTGACGGAAGGAGACTCTGCCTCCGGTACGATCACCAAGGTGCGGGATGTCCGCACCCAGGCCGTTTTCAGTCTCCGGGGCAAAGTACCCAATGTCTGCGGGAAGAAGAAGACGGAAATATACAAGAATGCAGAGCTGTACAATATGATGGTGGCTCTCGGCATAGAGAATGATATTTCCGGTCTCCGTTACGGCAAGGTTATCATAGCTACTGACGCGGACAATGACGGCTTTCATATTCGTATTCTCCTGATGACATATTTCCTTACGTACTTTGAAGACTTGGTACTTAGCGGCAGACTTTTCATTCTGGAGACACCATTGTTCAGGGTGCGGAACAAGCAGAAGACCATCTACTGTTACACCGAGGTCAGCCGTGATGAAGCCATGGCGCAGCTCAGAGGAGCCGAAGTGACCCGTTTCAAGGGTTTGGGAGAGATTGATCCCAGTGAATTTGGGCAGTTCATTGGGGAGGACATGAAACTTGTCCCCGTGTCCATATCCAGCATGAACGAGGCGCACAAGGCTGTGGCGTTCTATATGGGCGGCAATACGCCGGAGAGGCGTGATTTCATTGTGGAGAATTTAATCTGA
- a CDS encoding mechanosensitive ion channel family protein, which yields MIPLAAISMDVSIGQEPVVTRFFAPLKDTLISWFGEGIVSTLGVVLGIIVTIIIGKFLLMLVTGFFRRTFSRSRKITPLMASFIIKVINTIGWAIAGIMCLQQLGINMVPVITGLGITGVIAGLAFQESLGNLLAGVMIVINEPIRIGDWIDTGSFSGTVLSMDMMCITLAAADNKHITIANKLVWSAPIVNYSFTDRRRVDMTVAVPYGTDLIMMKSVVASILGGYEEVLKEPAPVVEVLALDASTVKIIARPWVLPANYWRIFFRFQVDIYQKMEELGVDAPRSVLNVLLLDAAGNPVETPKNRV from the coding sequence ATGATACCATTGGCAGCCATATCCATGGATGTTTCGATTGGACAGGAACCTGTCGTCACCCGGTTTTTCGCCCCTCTCAAGGACACGCTCATATCATGGTTCGGGGAAGGCATTGTCAGTACCCTCGGCGTTGTACTTGGGATTATCGTCACCATAATCATCGGTAAGTTCCTGCTGATGCTTGTCACCGGTTTCTTCCGCAGGACTTTTTCCCGTTCACGGAAGATTACGCCGTTGATGGCAAGTTTCATCATCAAGGTGATCAATACCATCGGATGGGCCATTGCGGGTATCATGTGCCTGCAACAGTTAGGCATTAACATGGTTCCTGTCATCACCGGCTTGGGTATCACCGGGGTCATTGCCGGCTTGGCTTTCCAGGAATCGCTGGGCAATCTCCTTGCCGGGGTCATGATTGTGATTAATGAGCCGATACGCATCGGTGACTGGATAGACACTGGTTCTTTCAGCGGTACGGTACTCAGCATGGACATGATGTGCATAACACTCGCCGCTGCGGACAACAAGCATATCACCATAGCAAACAAACTGGTGTGGAGCGCTCCGATTGTGAACTATTCGTTCACTGACAGGCGGCGGGTGGATATGACGGTGGCGGTTCCTTATGGTACTGACCTGATTATGATGAAGTCTGTCGTCGCCTCCATCTTGGGGGGATATGAGGAAGTTCTGAAAGAACCTGCTCCTGTTGTGGAGGTTCTTGCCCTGGATGCGTCCACGGTGAAGATTATCGCCCGCCCGTGGGTTCTGCCAGCAAATTATTGGCGGATTTTCTTCCGCTTCCAGGTGGATATTTACCAGAAGATGGAAGAACTGGGTGTTGATGCGCCGCGTTCTGTTCTGAACGTCCTCCTTCTCGATGCTGCCGGTAATCCTGTGGAGACGCCGAAAAACAGAGTGTAA